GGTGATAAGAGAGACAAAATTTGGAGAAGAAACGAAGAAGCGAGATGCTAGTCgagatgaggatgatcacAGACGCCTAGGGCATGGGGTAACATGGACCATGGCGCGCCGTTAGTGAaatagagagagaggaaggaaaagaatgaGAGTTGAGATTGAGATTCTCCGAAGTCTAAGGACAACGTGAAGAGAGTTGAGTCCGAGGCCAATAACTTACTTAGGGGGTAAAGGGTAATTTACTGTATACGATACTTGTACAGACCGCCATCTCAATCTACAAGGATATAACTACGAATTAAGATAGTAGCTATATCCAATTCCTGCATATAATCAACTAAACAACAATCGAGACTCGACCCCAGATAACATACAATTCACGAGTAAACAATACTACTATTCTTGGGAACGCGCGCTGCTGTCCGGTCCGTGTCGCTGTTCAGGGGTAAATATGAGCTGAACCATGGATGCGTTGGTTATTACCGTACCATAACCATTCGCTTATCTAAGCCTACGACTCGTGATAAATTATCCAGACGGACAAGATCACTTTTGATTTCTATCCAGTCCCATATGATACAGAGAAGCGAACACCATCAGACAACTATTTTACAGAAGCCATCAAACTCCGAAGCGGGGTTTAGTTCTTCGGGCACGAAATGTCAAACTTGAGCTTGCGGTCCGCAGTGAACAGACCCCAGTGAGTCTCGTCCATCATCTGGCCGTTGTCACCCTTGCTCAAGGGTTTCCATGACTCGTCGAAAGCCTCAAAGTAGAACACATCCACACCCCAGGCGAGCATGCCGCAGACACCTTGCTTCCAGTACTGCTCAGCGTTCTTGGTACCGGCCTTGGCATCACCGTAGTCCGAACCGCCATCTGGTGCCAGTTAGTTAGCCCAATTCATTGCTTTAGAGTCCATGGATAAAGAATATCCTTACCAGTAGGCCAGCCAGTTTCGCCGTTACCAAAGCGGATGTTCTTCGCGTTGTCACCAGCAGCCTGCTGAACATGCTTCATGGCTTGCGACATATCATCAAAATAGGTTTTGGGAGCGCTGTCAATGGGGGTGTTCTGCCAGTAGGCAAAGCCGTTGGCGAGGCTGTAAATTTCGAAACATTAGCTGGTAGGTCCAGTCAACTCCGCAGTCTTATCCGTCCTCTTACACATAGTTCACTCCACCCTGGAGAATAGGGTCAGCAGAGCCGTCATTGAGCTTGTTCCAGCTTTCAACGAATCCAACGCTCAGGTCGGGGAACTCCTTCTGGACTTGTTGGATGCGGTTCAAGAGTTGTTCGGCAGTCAAGCCACCACGGTAGAGAACCTCGGAACCAACGGTGATCGCACGAACGACATCCTCGTTTCCGTGAACGGTAGACTTGAGGGCGTTGAAGTCTTCGTTGAAAGATTGGTCATAGTCGGGCCTGAAGCACGCGTTAGTCTAACGGCACTACGAATGAGTGATCGGACGAAAGGCATACCAGACACCGAGCACAACCTTGAATCCCTTCTCCTTCGCAGCAGGAATGATATTCTTAGCAGTGTCGCAGTTGCTAGCGGAGTAGGTGCGGACAAGCGTCGTCACACTCTTGATAGCGTCAAAGTCGGCCTTGTAGTCGGAGGTTGCCTTGCAGCTCCCATCGGCGTTCTGGTTACCCAAAGCCAGACCCAGCAGACCACGGCCGTCATTGCTGGTAGCGGCAGCCGGCAAAGCCGCCAGCAAGGCAGGAAGCAGACCAGAAACACGCATTATGTTTGATAAGATAGAGAGGTAGAGAgcggaggggaagaaaaaTGAGTGAGCGGACGGGTGTGTACGGAAAAGCCGTAAAAGGAGTAGTACCTAGAGAGACGGCACACGCAGGTATAAATAAAATGGACGAAAAAGGGAACGACACAAGTGAGGGTTCCAGAACTTCTTATTAAATCAAAAGAACGACCCGAGGAGAAAAATTGTGGAACAGACAGAGATGATGAAGTCGCCTCCTGAGATCCGCCGCCTTACAGCCAGTCCAGAACTTCCATTCGGAACCCTCGCCCGGTTCCTGGATCCCTCTCCCCCGAATAGGGAAAATGTACCCGGCGATCGGCTATTCTTGGACCCGAATCCCACCGTACGGGATGCTGCAGGGTCCAGATGTGTAGCCCATATGAGACTTGCAGcgcccatcctcatccctcCGGTCTGGACTGTCATACAAATATGGAGTATTAGGGTCCTAATGTGGCTAATGCTATTATCCTATTTGCTATTTGATAGATCCATGATAATGTGGCTGCTCTCATTTTATTAATAGACTAAACTAACACTAAAAGTATATCTTTTTTAGAAGCTCATAACCCCTTCATGCAGGAGCACATCCAGGTGGTCTCTGATGGCAAAGGGGATGACTTCTCCTGCTCAATACTGACAAAAATACAGCGTATGGATATTCAGGGTATTGCAAGTCATGATGTCACAAACTCCGGCGATGAGTACGCGCTCGTCCGAACCCTGGATGAACAAAGAGTGAAAAGTCCCTCGTCCGGCGCTCCCTTTCTTTTGCCACCCAATTCATCGCATTGGATCGAACGAACCTTCTTGTCAAAGGACATGAACCGGGGTTACGAAATTGGGGGAAGTGCGTGAAAGATATCCACAATGCTGACAATTTCCTTCCCGGGGGGCCTTTCGGGAAAAGGGCGCGAGCTTCAGGGTGCTCAATTGTCAACCACTGATTTGGCTTGTTCGGGGGTGATTTTCCGTTGTGTTATGTCGTTGAATCGGGTGCTGATGGCCAGCCATCGGTCTCGTTCCCATTTAGCTGCGATGTTGTGCAACATGACTACGTCCTCCAGTGAGAATTCCTCGTCGACATAATACACTTTCTTGGTCTTCGGTGGGTGGGAGGCGccgttttcttcttcgtcatcagTCTGTCAGTAAAAGGTCTGTCAGTCTTCTGCCTGGGATAAGAGAAGCCAGAACACCGGAGAATTGCTTAACTTACATCTCCTGCTGTGACAAGTGGGTCGGCAAAGGAAACGTGACGCTCTGGTTTGGGTTCaggctgggtggttctcgcGAATTTCTTCAAATGCGGATTGCCAACGGGAATCCCGTCGGTCGAGAACGCGCCATCGACCCCAACTTCGACACTCTGGGCTTTCCCACTGCGGAGATAGTCCCAACGTTTCTTGACGTCCTCTATAGGTCTGTTCCCCAATGAGATGGATATGCGGCTCCATGGCACCCGAAAAGCGACGAGTTCTCGGAGCAGTCGGTCTTCCCTCGCTGTCCAAAAACGATAGCATTGATCTATTGTGGTCTCATTAGTAGCTGTTACCTAAAACAGTGCTCGAACCAATGAGATAACGGAAACTCACCTGTCTGGTCATTGGTAGATGCTGTGTTTGAAGCTCGGGTGGCCGTGGCTTGTTCCAAGGTGACCTCTGGTAGAACAGTACTTGCGCGCTATAGCGCGTCTGTCAGGCCACTAATCAATCAGAAAAACATAAGTCAGGTTACCTTATCAGCTATTATCTGGTCGCAGATGGTTTTGTTGCCTTTGAACAGGGTCTTGAAGGGGACTTTGTACTGCTTTCCATCCACAACGAAAACGGGCATGGCGAGTATCTTTATCTCAAAGGATTCGAAAGATCATCAAGACAAACAAAGTAGGATGCTATCTGACAAGAGGTGAATAAAAATGGGCATAAAGGTAAACGAGTGTGTTTCGAGGTGATGGTTGTCAAGTGTTGGTGTCAGCTGGTGTCGAGGAAGTTCTGTGGCTTCCCCAAACAGTAGTCACGGGCTTCCACGTTGTCCGCAAAAGGGACTGGAACTGGGACTTATGTACAAGACAGCATTCAATGAGTTAAGTTGCATTGATATACATTTTTCTCATTTTCGAAATAGCATTGTCCACTACGCATAACTCTACATCAATCAATTGTATTAGAACTGACGATTACCTATGATTTTTCTCCCCCACTCAGAATATCTCGAGCAATATAAAGCCATCCTCGGAAGTAATTGTGAAGTAGTGAAGTGCTCGTAGTTACTCGTAGATGCCGTTGTTCAGAGTTGGTCCGAGCGTCTACGATTTCGCCCAGTGAATTCAGTGAACACCTTGCGCGTCGGCTCGGAGATTCAACTACCAGTCCGCACTCAGCACCTCGACTCACTCCATTCCCTTATTTCGACGAATCCTACGCACCTAGTCCCTCTGGAGTCGATTGAAATCGCCACGCAAGAAAATATCTATCCGCCATGCGGTTCTCCCCAGCGACCTTGCTCATCACAGCGCTGACCTGGATCACCGCCGTGACAGCACACAACATCCAACTTCGGGCACACTCGAGAGAATGCTTTCACGAACCGTTGCATAAGGATGACCGGATGACTGTCACATTCCAGGTTGGTGACAGAGAGTTTGGAGGTAGTGGAAACCTTGAGGTTGATTTCTGGGTATGAGCGGCTCTCCTTTGCGATGCCTGCACCGTTGTTTTCTTTGGATGTTGTCAAAATTTGGGTTAAGGTAGATAACTGACGGGTGCAACCTTTCTTCGCTCTAGGTCGAGGACCCCTTAAGGAACCGTCAATACTTCAAGCAGGCCATTTCCTCCGACGACTACAGTTTCACTGCCCACGCCGATGGCAAGTACATCTACTGCTTCAGCAACGAAGGCTGGACATCCAACTCCAAAGAGGTCTCTTTCAACGTGCACGGAATCGTCTACGTCCCCGAATCGGAAGCGCAGGATCCTTTGGATACTGAAGGTATGACGGGAGCATCACCCCTTCTCGCAATCTGTGCGAGTCGGCCGCTGACACTTCTTGTTTTCCCAACAGTCCGTCGACTCTCGGAAGCTTTGGCTCAAGTTAAGGATGAACAATCGTACATTGTGGTGAGAGAGCGGGTACACCGGAACACAGCGGAGAGCACCAATGCGCGAGTGAAGTGGTGGAGTATCTTCCAGCTTGCCGTGCTTATCGGAGAGGGTGTCTTCCAGGTGTGGTGGTTGAAGAGATTCTTCGAGGTGAGTCAATTTTGAACCGTGGTGTTTGATCTTACTGATCACCTATGTTCTGTTTGCAGGTTAAGCGGGTTGTCTAATTTCTACGTTCGATATTCGGAGCGAGAATTGATGTATTACCGGAGTAGAGCGATTACAAGTCTACTATTTTTGAAGAGAAATACTTTCGAGCATTGTCTCTATCAGAATGATATGCTACGTGCTGGCATGGTACTTTACGAGCCTTATAGCTCGGGAAGATGTTTTGATATGACTTTACGTACACAGGCTAGATGAGGATGTCGCTATGGCAATATTTCTTATTCGCAAAAGCAATCGCATTGTCCACTTTTCCACAATTTAATTAGAATCACATGGGTAATGTAGTGTGTGCTACTTCGTGCGTCCCCGCATTATCATCTCCGTAGGATATCCCTCGGACTCGTAACTACCGTCGCATCGGACAATGCAACCATACGAACAAATCTACCGGAAACAAATACAATACATTGAATTAACTTCTATCAATTGCTTTCAACAACATCATTCATGCAATGTCCCACCCCTCTAGTTCCAGCTTCGATTCTGACGCGCGGTCAAACCACACCAATTCTATATCCACGGACGACCCGCTCTTCCACCTCTGCTGGCGAAGACAACTATGCCAGCATTGCCTGAAAGGTGATTTACAATGTAGCTGGTGTCCTATCGTATGCTTCCCCATTCCCATTCCACCAGAATATAAAATAACAATAGCAGTCCCAAATTTGCGCCCCCAACCCAAGCCacttcccaattctttcacCCATAGTCTCTGGGAATATCTGTCCGCTCGGATACAAAGAGCGCTGGGAGCTAAGAACGATGGGGCTAGGGTGTAATGTGAGCAGTATTACATTCTTAACTGCGCTTGTAGCTGTTTTATCGACGTTTGTTGCGGTGGGGTTGGTTTATGGGTCTGTATGGAGTGGGAAGAGGGTTGTCAGCTGGTGGCGAGAGAGAGAAGGGAGATCACGAAGTAACGGAGTATGGAGAGGAAGGCTCGTTGGGATTCTGGGAATGGAGGGTCGTCGTGGCCGGAGGCTTGGTAGTAGTGGTGATGAAGGATTCAATGAGGATCGGGAAGATGAGGAGAGGAGGCCGTTGTTAGGATGAGTCAGATTTACAAGAATTGCCAAACGGCGTCGTGCCGTCAGAAGCAGTACCGCTGAAGACGGCCTGCTCTGCTGGTCCCATGGCGACCATGCCGGTATAGGGAGCTGCGAAGTCGCTCTGCTAAGCTCTGTCCTCTTATCCGGGCAACTGTTCGTATTTATGGTTTCATCTTTGGTTCTATACAGCCAGTCAGTGCTTTTTTTAACAACAGTTTGTAATGAGCGCTTACTTGACAACACCATGAGCATTCAAGCGCAGGTGCTGGGCATCCGGATCGGCATGGATATAATCGTTACCAACACCGATGAATTCTGCATCAATGGCGGGTTCGAATGCCGGATCGCTTCTCAGTATGCCGTCCGACATGGACTCTTACCGTACATATTAGACGAGCCTTTTTATGAGGCATTAGGGAAGAAAGACTGACCACAACCATCAGGTTATTGGTTCGTGATGCGCTGCCTGCAGGTATGCATCAGTCGACTATATTCCATGATACATGTAGTGTTCACGCACCCACCGGTAATGGTGCGTCAATAGTGACCTGCATAGCGTAATTAGGGACAATCTCTTGCATCTATAATCAGGAGACCTACCCAGACCGTAAAGGCAGGCTTGATCGAGGAAAATTCAGACATTATGGTTATTTGCGAATTTACAGCCTGTCAATTAGAAGTGTTCATTCTTCAGTAAACACACAGTTATTTACTATTTATGCTGAAATGCTGACCCCGCATCCTGTGACAGATGATTATCAGATCAGTACTCCATACAATGTTATTCAGACTCCCTGGTGTGCTGCTATGTAAGAGGCAATGTTATTTCAAACTTGACCCCATCTCTCTTACCTAATGGAGTACCATCATTATTCCTCTTACTTCTTGATCACAGACTCGCACAGACATGCGCGATATGTCTTGTATGCCACAGACCAGCACAAGGTCCTTAACGGTCCGGCTAACCAGACCCTATCCCGCCGCCCACGTGCGCGCACAACGCGCTCTCACTGTCCGCAGCAGCGCCTCTTGTGAATCGCGTCGATCTGGGGTTGCCTGCGGCCAAGATGGGACTCTGGTCACGAGCATACAATGGAAGAGGAAAATAAAAGGCTTCAAGTTTCCCTTGAGATTCAccaatacagagtacagtcgCCATAAACTACTTTTTCCTAGTTCGTTGGTTCTACCCCTGGAGCGGCCCCTGATTGGGCGAAATTTGATTAAATCGGAGTCCACACAACGTGCCAGTGACGTCGCTGACTAGGGTCGGTAAGTTACAGGATTTTTCTTTATGAAGTAAATAATCACTACAAGTACAGGtgtattgttgttgtttgtATGCTGATATCGAGCTAGACCCGTCTCCCGTATTTTCGCGGGATTGATGATTGTCTGTACGACTGGCCAACAGCACCCATGATTCCAAAACTGCTGTTCTCGGCTTTCTTTTTCGCCAATGCCTTCGCCATTCTCCTTGCAGGTCacgagcagcagcagcagccattgGGTAACGGCGTCTCTTCTTCGACGGCGCATAGCGCTGGAGGAGCGCAGAGGCTAACTGGGCGGTTCCTGCATATTACAGGTATGTTGCGATCGAAATGGTTTACACGTCAATTGGTGATGGGTTTTGACATTCTTCATTCTTCCGTGCCAGATCCCCATCCCGATTCGCACTATAAACGAGGAGCGTCAAGTGACAATAATTGCCATCGAGGCCATGGATCTGCCGGATACTTTGGAGCGGTAGGAACCGATTGCGATGCTCCGTTGATCTTGATGAACGCGACTTTCCGATGGATCGAGCAAAATCTAAAGGGGAATATTGACTTTGTGCTCTGGACTGGCGATTCCGCCCGGCATGACAGGGATGAGAAGACTCCGCGGACAATGGAGGAAATCATCTACCTGAACGAAATTTTGTCACAGAAATTCATCGATGTTTTCCAAGACTCCATCCCCGTCGTTCCGACAATTGGAAACAACGATATTATGCCACATAACACGATGAAGGAGGGACCGAACCGTTGGACGAAGACGTTTTTGGATGTCTGGGGCAAGTTCATCCCGGAGTCTGAGCGACATAGTTTTGTGGAGGGTGGCTGGTTCACGAGCGAAGTGATCCCTGGTAAATTGGCAGCCATCAGTCTCAACACCATGTACTTCTATAGTTCCAACTCCGCGGTGGATGGATGCGACGACAAGGATGAGCCGGGTTATGAGCACATGGAGTGGCTCAGAATCCAGCTGAAACTGCTTCGCCAGCGCAAGATGAAGGCAATTCTGATCGGGCATGTACCTCCGGCCAGGGCAGGCTCAAAACAAGGATGGGATGAAACGTGCTGGCAGAAATACACCCTATGGTTGCATCAATATCGAGATGTCATTGTTGGGAGCGTTTATGGACATATGAACATCGACCACTTCATATTCCAGGACAGCCACGATATCGACATCGTCGATTTGGAAGGTGACAATACGGGGACTGAAAATTTCTCTATCCAATCAATCGCAAACTATCTTGACGCCCTTCGAGACCAATGGTCCGATATGCCATCCCCGCCATCTGGTCTCTCAATTGAGGAGTGCTTGGATGAAGACTTTGCAGAGACTGATGGCGATGGGCTTTGGacagatatatccaagaagagaaagaagaaaaagaagttcTTGAGAAAGATCGGTGGTCCTCTGGCCGAAAGATACAGTGTCTCTTTGGTGTCACCTAGTTTGGTGCCAACCTACTTTCCTACGCTCCGTGTGATTGAATATAACATCACTGACTTGGAAGATACGCCGATTTGGTCTGATATTCAAGAAAACACGGAGGTCTCATATCCCGACAACGATGACATACCGGACGTTTTGGAACCCGAAGACTCTCCGATAGTGGACATTGacatgaagaaaaagaaaaagaagaaaccaAAAAAGCCAAACTTCAAAGTACCAGAACCCCCGCCGTCTTCCGCCCTTCCGGGTCCTGGCTACTCAAACCAGCCGTTGTCCTGGCTCGGATATACGCAGTACTACGCCAACCTAACGAGGATAAACGAGGAAATGTCCTTGCGCGAGTCAATGTACCGAGACGAGGCTGGGAACAACGTCAATTTTACCAGCGTTGACGATGTATTTGACTTCGAGGTCGAGTACGATACTCAGAACGACCACATCTACAAAATGAAGGACCTGACTGTCCGCAGCTTCTTCGATCTAGCCAGTCGGATTGCGAACAACATTCCGAATACCCTGGAATCACCTGCTGACACTAACGACGGCGATTGCAATAgccaaaagaagaaaaagaagaaaggtaaaaagaagaagaacaaggcaTGGAAGACCTTCCTTGATCGGGCGTTCGTTGGGTATTTGGACATCAATAATCTCGAAGAGACAGAATCATGATTTCACGCTCGCTAGGATTTTAGACATTGTTATCTCTTTCTTGTATATAGAATTAATTTTATAATATACATATGTACCTATACGAACTTGATTTTCTAGAGCGACCGTGACTTTCCCCTTCCGGATGCCGCCGCTTTTACGAGGGCGCTCAGGGGCTTGCTCAGTGAGTATTCTCTGTCACCAGTCAGTACTCAGTGAGCACTCAGGACCTGCTCAGGGCACGCTCGGTGATCAGTCAACTCAAGCCACCGCATGTCAATCAACTGCTTGGTGGCTAACTTTTGCATCACAAGAAGCATCTTCACCTTGTTCTCAAAAGTCTGTCGACTTGATAAGAGTACTGGTCAGCTGTCGGGATTCTTGGACTGACAGATATGCTGAAACCAATCTTCTGGCGTGCCCCTGGCCCTTGTGAGAAGATAATTTGAAAAGCTTGGTGATGTGGAAAGGATAAATCTATCCCCCCACCATACAGTTATCAGAAAATCGCATGAAGGTTGACACTTGACAGTGGGAGATAGGataagaagagcaagagcagTAGTTTTGAATGAGTGAGCCACTGTGATTATTTATTTGAGGACCATTAGGCATCTGCGTCGTATCTGCCTAGACAGCTCCTATGGAATATAATATCATGTCACCTACAACGCTGAACTTCATGCCCAGGCCACCAATCCATGTTATAAGAATAGAATAAGTTTATAGCGAGTATCGGCATGTTGAATTCTGTCAAAAATCAGTCTGAGAGTATGTTCCCAGAGTTCTACTTTATCTGACATTTCCTGTGCGGTTACTCAGCCGTGTCCTCACCCTCACAGATAAGCATTTGACGATGTGATCGTTCAGCCACCTCCCGGTATTTCTGGGCAAATCGCTCATCACCAGCCACAAAGGCAAACTGACGCTTCCACTCCCTCCAGCGCTCCATACTCCACATTTGGCGTAACCCTGACACGCTTTCCACCTTTGTACATTGCTGGTAGACATAGTGACATTCATCTGACCACATAATCCACTGGGCAGCTCCAAGCATAAAGTTGCCAATCTTATTCAGTCCATCAATTGGACGCTTCTGCAAATCTGGGTATTCATCACTGGACGGCAGTATGTCATCTAGAGAACTCAGAAAACCACAGTCAACCAAGCCTGAACAGGTTAGGCGCGCCATAGCAGAATTGTAGTTGCGCCAGCGATAGGGAGGGTAGCAGGCTAGAGAGGTCAAATATCAGACATAATTATCTTGAGAGAGTTTGGCTAGAGTAGTTATACATACATGTTATCTCATAATCAAATAACTCAGCGACTGCTTCCCAATTTCCTTCAAGTGGTCACAATAGCACAGTGGGATAAGGTTCATTGGGGTCTTCAGAAGGACAACCTGTATAAACCTCATGCTGTGGAAGTGCTCGCAGTGCCTCAAGAAATTCAACAATCTGATTTTGTCCAGGGTGGTAGGGGGGAAATGCGGAACATAATCAGGCAATTGATAGGAATATCGTGTGGATAGCTAGCCTAGGATTTGGCACGAGGTCGTACATGTTAACCCCCTGGGCTCTTTCTTCTGGTGTGAGAGCCTGCGGATCTGGCCGTTTCATCACCTCATTCTGCCTTCGATTGGTTACTTCAGTGATGGTGGTGTCAAAATCAATGGCCGCCTGGCTTGGGCTCATATCCCCATTGACCAGGGCCTCTAGTCTCTTCTTTATTGGTagatcttcttcatcgtcgtaTTCAGAATACAATTTTAAGGGCAGCGGCTTGTGCTCAAAGTCGTCTGAGTATTCAGGGTTCACATTGAGGGTTGGCATGTTGAACTTAACAAGTAACCTCTAGTCTGTCTGTT
This Aspergillus chevalieri M1 DNA, chromosome 3, nearly complete sequence DNA region includes the following protein-coding sequences:
- the bgt1 gene encoding 1,3-beta-glucanosyltransferase Bgt1 (CAZy:GH17;~COG:G;~EggNog:ENOG410PK2A;~InterPro:IPR017853,IPR000490;~PFAM:PF00332;~SECRETED:SignalP(1-20);~go_function: GO:0004553 - hydrolase activity, hydrolyzing O-glycosyl compounds [Evidence IEA];~go_process: GO:0005975 - carbohydrate metabolic process [Evidence IEA]), which codes for MRVSGLLPALLAALPAAATSNDGRGLLGLALGNQNADGSCKATSDYKADFDAIKSVTTLVRTYSASNCDTAKNIIPAAKEKGFKVVLGVWPDYDQSFNEDFNALKSTVHGNEDVVRAITVGSEVLYRGGLTAEQLLNRIQQVQKEFPDLSVGFVESWNKLNDGSADPILQGGVNYVLANGFAYWQNTPIDSAPKTYFDDMSQAMKHVQQAAGDNAKNIRFGNGETGWPTDGGSDYGDAKAGTKNAEQYWKQGVCGMLAWGVDVFYFEAFDESWKPLSKGDNGQMMDETHWGLFTADRKLKFDISCPKN
- a CDS encoding SANT/Myb-like DNA-binding domain-containing protein (COG:S;~EggNog:ENOG410Q2TB;~InterPro:IPR001005,IPR009057,IPR017877), translated to MPVFVVDGKQYKVPFKTLFKGNKTICDQIIADKRASTVLPEVTLEQATATRASNTASTNDQTDQCYRFWTAREDRLLRELVAFRVPWSRISISLGNRPIEDVKKRWDYLRSGKAQSVEVGVDGAFSTDGIPVGNPHLKKFARTTQPEPKPERHVSFADPLVTAGDTDDEEENGASHPPKTKKVYYVDEEFSLEDVVMLHNIAAKWERDRWLAISTRFNDITQRKITPEQAKSVVDN
- the EMP24 gene encoding emp24/gp25L/p24 family protein (BUSCO:EOG09264FOM;~COG:U;~EggNog:ENOG410PHTG;~InterPro:IPR015720,IPR009038,IPR036598;~PFAM:PF01105;~SECRETED:SignalP(1-21);~TransMembrane:1 (n6-16c21/22o172-192i)) translates to MRFSPATLLITALTWITAVTAHNIQLRAHSRECFHEPLHKDDRMTVTFQVGDREFGGSGNLEVDFWVEDPLRNRQYFKQAISSDDYSFTAHADGKYIYCFSNEGWTSNSKEVSFNVHGIVYVPESEAQDPLDTEVRRLSEALAQVKDEQSYIVVRERVHRNTAESTNARVKWWSIFQLAVLIGEGVFQVWWLKRFFEVKRVV
- a CDS encoding uncharacterized protein (COG:S;~EggNog:ENOG410PRQ7;~PFAM:PF11578), encoding MSEFSSIKPAFTVWVTIDAPLPVGSASRTNNLMVVSMSDGILRSDPAFEPAIDAEFIGVGNDYIHADPDAQHLRLNAHGVVK
- the PPN1 gene encoding endopolyphosphatase (BUSCO:EOG09262645;~COG:I;~EggNog:ENOG410QE5S;~InterPro:IPR012358,IPR004843,IPR029052;~PFAM:PF00149;~SECRETED:SignalP(1-17);~go_component: GO:0005773 - vacuole [Evidence IEA];~go_component: GO:0016021 - integral component of membrane [Evidence IEA];~go_function: GO:0000298 - endopolyphosphatase activity [Evidence IEA];~go_function: GO:0016787 - hydrolase activity [Evidence IEA]), coding for MIPKLLFSAFFFANAFAILLAGHEQQQQPLGNGVSSSTAHSAGGAQRLTGRFLHITGMLRSKWFTRQLVMGFDILHSSVPDPHPDSHYKRGASSDNNCHRGHGSAGYFGAVGTDCDAPLILMNATFRWIEQNLKGNIDFVLWTGDSARHDRDEKTPRTMEEIIYLNEILSQKFIDVFQDSIPVVPTIGNNDIMPHNTMKEGPNRWTKTFLDVWGKFIPESERHSFVEGGWFTSEVIPGKLAAISLNTMYFYSSNSAVDGCDDKDEPGYEHMEWLRIQLKLLRQRKMKAILIGHVPPARAGSKQGWDETCWQKYTLWLHQYRDVIVGSVYGHMNIDHFIFQDSHDIDIVDLEGDNTGTENFSIQSIANYLDALRDQWSDMPSPPSGLSIEECLDEDFAETDGDGLWTDISKKRKKKKKFLRKIGGPLAERYSVSLVSPSLVPTYFPTLRVIEYNITDLEDTPIWSDIQENTEVSYPDNDDIPDVLEPEDSPIVDIDMKKKKKKKPKKPNFKVPEPPPSSALPGPGYSNQPLSWLGYTQYYANLTRINEEMSLRESMYRDEAGNNVNFTSVDDVFDFEVEYDTQNDHIYKMKDLTVRSFFDLASRIANNIPNTLESPADTNDGDCNSQKKKKKKGKKKKNKAWKTFLDRAFVGYLDINNLEETES
- a CDS encoding uncharacterized protein (COG:S;~EggNog:ENOG410PXX7) translates to MARLTCSGLVDCGFLSSLDDILPSSDEYPDLQKRPIDGLNKIGNFMLGAAQWIMWSDECHYVYQQCTKVESVSGLRQMWSMERWREWKRQFAFVAGDERFAQKYREVAERSHRQMLICEGEDTAE